CCTCCGCCCCCGTGGGACAGAGCGGCTGGGTGGGGGGCTTTCTGAACAAGTGGTCCGGGACAATGACGGGTGAAAGGAGGTGGTGGCCGCATCGCCAGCCCAGGACGCCAGCCCGGCTCTGCCCAGCGCAggggtgtgtgcgtgtggggTGGGGCGGCTGGTGTGCCTGTGAACGTGGGGGGCGTCCTGTTTGCTTTGGTGGCTTGGCAGCTGCCAGGCTATTAGGGAATTTCTCTCAGCTGCTGGCGGGGGCTGTCTGGGCCTGTCTGGGAAGTGGAAGCCATTGGCAGTCTGAGACACACCACTCTCTGCCCAGCGTGCCTGCTGGGACACTGGGGCCCAGGCTGGGCCGGGGGTGGTAGGCAAGGCAGGGTGCAGCTGGTGGGGGTCTCAGGGTCCATCCTGGAGGGTCTTGTCAGGGGACTGAGTGGGGCCTCTGGGGAAGGCTGTGCGTTGGGGGGGACTGGCTGGGAGGGTCTCAGGAAGACCCTCTTCTTGGGCAGTATCCGTAGGCTGAGTCTTAAGGTATATGCTGCTCACCTTCCTCTGAGATCTCCTGGGGTacaggagggtgggagggggcatGGCCTTCGGTTCTCCCAGCTCCCTTTTACCTCGCCGCTCCCCTCCCAGCTGTCATTTCCCCATCCTGTAGCTAAGCTCCTCTTTGCCCACCCACGCCCAGAACCTCCCCACCTGTTAGAGGGAGGTGAGGAAAGGTTCGTCTGGGTCACCAGGAGTCCCAGGGAGGGAGCAGGTCAGAAAACTGGCCCTGTGGAATTGTAGCCTGTGGAACGCTCCTGTGGGGTCAGGGCTGTGTAGAGGGGGCCAGTGTGTCCagggtcctggggtggggggagctggtgctgtggggtgagggaggaagcCCTGCCAGCCCAGCCCCACGGGTGTGTGGGGGCAGTGGGACACCATCCCTCTCAAGCCCCGGTTTCCTTCTCTATGAAACGAGGCGGTCACCTGAGACCCGACAGCGCTGTGGTGAGCTTGGTGGTTTAGGTCCAGTTCCCAAGGCGGGAAGGCGGCTCCGTCTTCGCCATCTCCCCAGCGCCAAGCCCGGGGCCGGAACTGTGGATGGCGTGGTGTGCACTGAAGGATGGTCACCTTAGGCTAGGGGCTGCTGGGTTCCCCAGCCATTACCGACCAGACACAGGGGCAAGGCGGGCCGGCTGGGGTGGCAGCTGCCTGGGAGGGCTCGGTGGTGAGGACGGCGACatcctgcctctcctcttctccatatTAGGTCATGGGAAAGCGTCGCTGGAGGGCCTGCCTGAATCACAGGTGACGGGCTTAAGACCAGAGACATGCACACACGCATGCTGACGCCCAGCACGGGGGTTCAGAGAACCCCCcgctggtgggaggggagggggcccgCAGCCACTTGGGAGCTGGCAGAGCGCCAGGGGTGATGAAAGCCCAGGGGAATGGAAACAGAGGAGCAAGCCTGTTGTAATCGCCACGCCCGCCCACGTGGCGGCCTATAAAGCAGCCAGGCGAGCCCTGGCAGCAACACGCTCGCACCGTAGGCTCCCTCCTCTCCAGCCCACTCGTCCTGCGCCTGCTCGCCGCCTGTGGCTGTCGCCATGACCACCACCATCCGCCAGTTCACCTCTTCCAGCTCCATCAAGGGCTCCTCCGGCCTGGGGGGCGCGTCCCGCACCTCCTGCCGGCTGTCTAGTAGCCTGGGGGGTTCCTGCAGGCTGGGGTCGGCCAGCGGCCTGGGCAGTGCCCTCGGGGGCAGCAGCTACTCCAGCTGTTACAGCTTCGGCTCAGGCAGCGGCTATGGCGGCAGCTTTGGAAGTGTGGACGGGCTGCTGGCGGGAGGGGAGAAGGCCACCATGCAGAACCTCAACGACCGCCTGGCCTCCTACCTGGACAAGGTGCGTGCCCTGGAGGAGGCCAACGCGGAGCTGGAGGTGAAGATCCGGGACTGGTACCAGAAGCAGGCCCCAGGGCCCGCCCGTGACTACAGCCACTACTACCAGGCCATCGAGGACCTGAAGAACAAGGTAGGGCCGGCTGGGGACGGAGGGCCTGTGGGAGTTATGACTTCTTTCTCCCGCATCTCCTGCCCAAAGCTGGAGTCCAGCCGGGGCTGTCACAGGCCTTGGGGAACGGGCAGCTTGGCTCCAGCTTAGCCTCTGGGCACCCACGTCCTGGCTGCTCTGTGGCTCGTGTTATTCTTTTTCGGGGTCAGCAGGCTGGGCTGGGGACAAGCAGGACTCATGGAGcccctctgagccttagtttcctcatcacAGAGCTCCTTGCCGCCTTGTGCAGTGATAGGATGAGGCGAGTGGACACATGCAGAGGGCTGGGCTCACGAGGCTGCTAGATATGTGGACGGTTCTTGCCTTGGAGCAAGAGGGGGATCTGGGGTGAGGATGATGTGAGGGGTCTGAGCGAGCGCCTGACGGCACCTGCTGGGAGGTGGAGACAGGACCGAAGGGGTGGAGCCTCAGAGGCCTCTCATGAGCCTTATTTAGAGATTTTTCTGCCATCCTTTTTGCTGCCCTCTTCAGAACTGAGCTGAGcaaacctgggggggggggcagggctacctgctggagccccaggtcaaggcttAGCCAGGGTTGTGACTTCTGATTTGAAAATACTCTTTAGCAAGGATTTCTTTAGCTTCCCTTTTGGGGGTGCCTCTCAGGGCACCCTCTCCCTAACTATAAAATGTGGGGGTTGTCCATATCCCCTCTGTGTCCTGGGACAGCTTCTGCCCTGAGGTGTCCCCCCATTCTCTGGCCTCCCCACATTCCCAGCCTGAGAACTCCCTGTGCTGCCCGCTCTGGTTTAGGGCAGAGCCTGGCCGTGGGGGTCTGTGGAGGGGAAGGCAGGTCCTGGGGGAACAGGAGGCAAGTTTCAGCACATCAGACTCTTGCTGGCCCAACCTTTGTCAACAATTACAgcacagggaaggggagaggctgggCGGGAAGGGATCCTTCCTGGAGAAGGCAGCTACATCCTGGCCCCCAGGCAGGAAGACCCATCTCAGGACTCTGGTCTGGGTGGAATCACCCCCACCCAGTGATCTGACCATTCTCCCATCTCCCCAGATCCTCACGGCCACCGTGGACAATGCCAGCATCCTGCTGCAGATTGACAATGCGCGCCTGGCTGCTGACGACTTCCGCACCAAGTGAGCCTTCGCCGCTGAGCCGTACAGCGGCTGGGgccgcccctccccaccctaGAGCCCTCGGTTGCTGGTGGGATAGGCCAGAATGGGGGAGTCCGAGGGTGGGGGAGCCCACCTCTTGGTCCAGGAGGCTGCAAATTCTGAAGGTTGATGGGCTTAGGCAGATAATGGAAGAGAGCaagaggaggcaggaggcagagaggagaagagTAGTCAGCCAGGTGAGGGTAGGGCCTTACCCTACCTGTTCCCAGGGCCCCAGGGCTGGAaattgcttcctctcctccccatcatCATTCCTCTGAGCCCTTCGAGCCCTGGCCAGAGCGAGATGCTGGCCACACCCTGGCCCTGCCAGCCTAAGTGTGTAGCCTGAAGCCTCCGGTTCCCTTGGCAGGTTCGAGACAGAGCAGGCCCTGCGCGTGAGCGTGGAGGCCGACATCAACGGCCTGCGCCGGGTGCTGGACGAGCTGACCCTGGCCAGAGCTGACCTGGAGATGCAGATCGAGAATCTGAAGGAGGAGCTGGCCTACCTGAGGAAGAACCACGAGGAGGTGAGGTGGAAGGGGTGGCAGGGCGCTGAGGCTGTGCCGAGGCTGAGACCGAGGGCAGGGTATACAGGCAGGTGCCCCGGGGCTGGTCACCTTACAGggctgcccagcctgtggagccctGATCCCTGGCTCCAGAGCCAGTGTGCGGTCCAGCCTCCTTCCTGCTTTCCTGCCTCTGAGGAACCTCCCAGGGGCCCACAGAGGCCGCTTCTGTCCATGCGCCGGCCTCCCTCACAAGGACAGGGGATAGGTGAAGAGCTCTCCTTCTAGTCCTCGCTCAGACCTTTGACTCTGGGCCCTGTGACGAAGTTTGGAAATTAGAGGGGATATTCTGGGGGCACAGGCCTAAGAATGAGATGTTATCTTTGGAAAGCCCTCAGTCTAACGGGGGAGACAGAGAATCTACTCTCAGGGTGTCCCCAGCCTGATGGAGGAGGCCAAGGCCCTAAAGAGCAGTGAACAGAAGTCATTGGGAGGGCCTGAGGGTAGAAGACAGGCAGATGGAGGGAGGGTTCCTTGGGAGGGGTCTGGAGAGCTTGTGTGGGAAGGGTTGGGAGTGAGAGGTCAGGACAGGCCCGGATGCCAAGACCGCAATCCCTGTCCCCTGTAGGAGATGAACAGCCTGCGAGGCCAGGTGGGCGGCGAGATCAACGTGGAGATGGACGCCGCCCCCGGCGTGGACCTGAGCCGCATCCTGAACGAGATGCGCGACCAGTACGAGAAGATAGCGGAGAAGAACCGCAAGGACGCCGAGGACTGGTTCTTCAGCAAGGTGGGTGTCCTCCGGGGTGGAAGGCACCCAGGAGACCTGCCTCCCAGGAACTTCCAGGATTAATGGTGTTTTCTTTTCTGCAGACAGAGGAGCTGAACCGCGAGGTGGCCACCAACAGCGAGCTGGTGCAGAGCGGCAAGAGCGAGATATCTGAGCTCCGGCGCACCGTGCAGGCCTTGGAGATCGAACTGCAGTCCCAGCTCAGCATGGTAAGGGCGCTGCCAGGCCTGGCGTGGGCCCTGGGCCCTAGAGGGAGCATTGGCCAccctctctgactctgcttctcctgccctcttACAGAAAGCATCCCTGGAGGGCAGCCTGGCGGAGACAGAGAGCCGCTACTGCGTGCAGCTGTCCCAGATCCAGGGGCTGATCGGCAGCGTGGAGGAGCAGCTGGCCCAGCTGCGCTGCGATATGGAGCAACAGAACCAGGAGTACAAGATCCTGCTGGACGTGAAGACGCGGCTGGAGCAGGAGATCACCACCTACCGCCGCCTGCTGGAGGGCGAGGATGCCCAGTGAGTGGGGCCCGGGGCCAGGGCTGTGGGCCGGGGATGGAGTGGAGCTCTCAGACCCACATCTGATCtcctctctttgttttctttgcagCCTGACTCAGTACAAGCCCAGAGAACGTAAGGATCTCGGTAGCTGAAGGCAGGGCAGCATGGGGCAGGCACGCATTTGCACCCTGCTGAGGGAgggtccccaggagccccccggGAAATGATCCTTAGCAGAGGTCGGGAAAGAGACCCATTAGAGCTCAGGACTGATGCTCAGGGGAATCAGATGCAGGAGTCCCTGTCTTGTCTGatcggggaggggcagggagatggTCCTTATCCTGGAGCTCCTAGTCTAAGGAGGAAGCATGGTCCTAGCTCCGGGGATTCTCATCTGATGGGGAGACAGGGACACGGTTTCATGATCTTGGCTCTGAGATGGTACAGATGGGCAGCAGCAGTCCCGACTGGGCTCTAGTCTGACGAGGGAGAGAAACTTGGCCCTTGTACTCCTGGCTGATGGAGAATATGAAATCCTAGCCCTGGGGTCTGCAGtctggtggaggtgatggagacCAGGTTCTTGCCACGGAGTGCCCAGtcttgggggggtggggggtgcggaGCGTAGCCCATGTCCTGGAGACGGCGGAGAAAGGGAGCTAGACCTTATGTTGTGGAGCGCCCGCTCAGTGAGGTGCCTCTCATGCAGAAGGACACGTGGTCAGAATCCcaccacccatctggggcaccagCAGAGGGACAAGGTGAAAGGGAGGGAGCAGTGAGGACAAGGGGGACACGCATGTGGGTGTGATCTTGGGCCAGCAGAGGTGTGGACACCAAGTGGCCAGGGGGAGAGAGCGGCTCCCCTCGGGGGCGGGCGCTGAGCCAAGGTCTCTCAGCCCTGCCTacctctgcgtgtctgtcccgcAGCCGTGACCACCCGGCAGGTGCGCACCATCGTGGAGGAGGTCCAGGACGGCAAGGTGATTTCCTCCCGTGAGCAGGTCCACCAGACCACCCGCTAAGGACGGCTTCCCCGGCCCAGCCCCCCGGGGGCCCCTCATCGGCCCTGCGGCCTGTGACCTCCCGGCCCTGGTCCCATGGTGTCTAGTCTCTTTCCCATACCCCCTGCCTGACCAATAAAGCTTGTTGACTCAAACATGGAATGCATCCTGGTTGTGGCCATTGAGGTGGGCCCCAGGGAGGAACGGCTGAATGGAAGCGGGAGTGTGGGACGGGGTAGGGGAGGAGTTCATGGACACCCACTGTTGTTAACttaggcaggcgtccccaaactacggcccacgacccacatgcggccccctgaggccatttatccagtccccgctgcacttccagaaggggcacctctttcattggtggtcagtgagaaaagcACTGTATATGGCgtccctccagcggtctgagggacagtgaactggccccctgtgtaaaaagtttggggacccctgatagagcCTCAGACCAGGGTAAAGAGTAGGTCTGGGCAgagcttgtgtgtgtatgtaggggGTTGGGGCTTTGCATTTTCCCAGAGCTAGCGATCTGAGGGAAGGTGGTCCAGGCACCGCCAGACCCAGGGTAGGGTCAGTGTACGGGGGTCTTAGGTGGCCTCTTCTTGGCCTATAAGTAAGTCTGTGACCATCGGCAGTGGCTTCCTCTTGCTGAGCCTCATTTTCCCATCCATACATGGAAGGAAGAACTCAGATGTGGGAGCCAGAGTTGTAAGAGATGATGCGCCCAGTCAATTGCTCCTCAAGGTCCCTCCTCCGAGAGGGGGCAGGGAGTGGGCAAGGACGGAAGTCTGGATCCTCTCGGTAGAGGCACAGAGGGCAGGAAGGCGGGCGAGGCAGCTCGGATGGTCAGGGCGCCATTGCCTCACCCTGGGAATGTGAGCCAGAGACCTGTGCCTCTGGAGAAGGCTGTGGACCCCAGGCAGCTGCGGGAGAAAGGCGGGCTTCTCTCAGGGAGGTCGCCTCCAACGGCCAGCCGCTTCTCAGGATGGGGGCGCTGGGGGGCAGGGTGTGTCCCCTCAGCTCCAGCagcctggaggtgggggtgggtgggaaataCATCCTGGGAAGAGGACACAGGACCCTCTGGGCcccagccccttcctctctggtggAAGGTGATGAGTAGTTAGGGAGGAGCCTGACACctggaagtctgtctgcctttGAGTAAATCCGGAAATCACGGGGTGGGGTGAGTCTGCGTTCCTGCTTTTCTCTGAGAAGTGGGAGTGGGTGGAAGGGGCTGATGAAAGGAGGGGTGCCCCCCAGTTCACTGACAGGCCTGGGGCTGTCTACCGCTGCACAGTCAGACCAGGTTGTCCAAACACCTCGGTACCTGGAAACTGAGGTGGGGCTTGGGCGGGGCGGGGCTAGGCGCAGGGGCGGCAGTGGCACTAGTGCTGTCTAGGAAGTGGGCAGCTGGGTGTGAGGCTCTGGACAGGTCCCAggccctctctggacctcagaaGCCACAGAAGCAAGGGATGAGATGAAGTCCAGCTAATAGCCCTTCTGGCCCCGATACTGGGGACAATAAGGACAGTGAGCTTCTTGCTATGGCGGGGACCACTGGCTGGCACCTGGAGAAAACCTGTGTCCACAGAGGCAACTGCAGCACTCCAAGCGAGCTGGGTGTGCGGGCTCCGTTCCATCAGAGGCTGGTGCCTCTCAGCTGCCTGAGCAATAGTCAGGGCAAAAATGGAGAAcaggcaggtggcactgtacccccCAGACCCCCGCTGTGCATCATCCCACAACCAGCAGAACCAGTCTTGGGCTGAGGAAGGCTCATCCGGAGGGTGATCTCATTTATTTGAACAACCGTCCCAGGAAGCGGGAAGGCTCTGGGAAGAGGCGCCCCATTGTGTGAATAGAGACACTGAGGTTCGGAGAAACCGTGACTCAGCCCTTGTCTGGAGCCTGGCATGTCAGGGGTGGAGCAAGGTGCTGGATGGAGACAGCTCTGCTGGGAAGAGGAACCAAgagccccaccccctgcctgATCTCAGGTTCTTAGGCAGCGGTTCTCTCTCCGCAGACTCCAGGGGTCCTCGCCTACTGATGCAGTGGCTGAGGGCAGGCCAGAGAGTGGGGCTGGCCAGAGACAGCCTGGACAACCTTGTCCCTCGGCTGGGGAAGAATCCCTGCCCACAaagtgagtgggggggggggtcaggaccGAGGAGCCGCCAGGGGTGCTGAGAGCTGGCTAGAGAGGCAGTGGCTGCTGCGCTGGGGCTGAGGGTCTGCGGGAAGTCGTCCTGGGCCCGGAGAGAAAAAGGGGACccgccctttccagaagtgctcAACCCAGGCCTGGGCACGTGGGGGTATGGGGCAGAGTGACTAGGTTCAGGGGCCTATGGTCCCTCGGGGATGGTGTGGAGAACTTCGATGGTTTTGTCCCCACGCTGACCCAGGTTGCTGGGGACATTGCCTGGGGCTGGGCCGGGAGACCCAGTGTGGGACTCTGCAGAAGGTCTCATGGTTCAACTACAGCCACTTACCCACTGCACAAAATATTGTGCCCGCTATTCAGTGAATTGGTTGGTCAGTGCCCTTGGTGAAGCCTCACCCACTCTCGTAGGATGGACCCACACGCACTTGCTTCTCAGTCTCATGCCCGGGCCAGTGGTAGCCAGCCCTTGTGACTCCCTCCACCACTCCCACATTCTGGAAGGGTGACCTGGCGGTGCTCCTGCAGGGAGATGACATGGCAGTCACACTGGCCATGTCACACATGATGCTGCATCGCTCTGTGCCTGGGTCTGCAGGGGCCGGGGGAAAACAAGGGACACAGGCTCTAGCTGAGGAGTGATGAGCACGGCACAGTGGCAAGCTGACAATACCCCCTCAGCACTTATACCCTGTGGGCCTCTTGGCCACCCCATGCTGTGGGTGGCTGAGGCAGAGGGACCACAGCCAGGACAGTCCTGCCACCAGGCACAGAGCTGAGGCTGTAACTGAACCTGACTCAGCAATGAGCTTCCTTGAAGGCTTCTTGGTTGTGCAGACCATTGTGAGGGGCTGTGACAACCCCCACCCTCAGAAGAGGGGCATCAAACATGGCAAGAGCCTGCCATTCAGATTCATGCAGATCCTGGGACTAGTCATGGGCCAGAGCCTGGGTCAGGGACATTTGTTCACTCCCAgagagcctcccccaccccctatgGATGCCCCCCCCCAGCTCAGCCTGAGCACACTGTACCAGGGtggtctctgcccctctccctaccAGGCAGGATGCCCCCAGGGcgtctctttttgttgtttttgtgcaTCTgagtgcacacagtaggtgctttataaatatttgtgaataaatGCAGTATGGCCACCGGTCTGTGCcaggtgctttatttattttgcctctaACATGCCTATGAAGTAGTGCTGATCTTCCTGTTtcccagagaaggaaactgaagctcagcgAGGCAGAACAAATTATCCAGTATCTGATCCCTTCTCGCCAGACTCCAGGTTGCTCTGTCTGGGCTTGTCCAGCCTCTTCTCTCTTCATCCTCCCCTGGAGCCGGTGGTTCTGGCCGCCACCAGGGGCTGAAGACCCTGCAGtcacctccttttccccccaGTCCCTGCCAGGGGCCCCCTTCTCCTGACCCCGTCCCCCAGGCCTGACTGGTTTCTGGGAAGAACCCCATTCCCAGGGTGGTGCTGATGCAACGGGCCGGAGCAGGGCCCGGGCATCTGGATGGGGTGCCGCTGATCAGTCAGGCTTGGGAATCACGGCAAGTGAGCTGTGCGATTGGCCAATAATATTTCCCAGCCAAGTCTGGAATGAGATGACCTCACACCCGAGATGGGACGGcccaaggagagaggaaggaggcgaaCCCATGGCCTGGAGGAGTGCCAGCCTGGTGATTCGGGCACTTGGCAACCTTGGGGCAGGTGTAATGGAGGAAATGCTCCCCACTCCTCTGCCAGCTCAGGTCTTCTGGGGCCCAGCTGAGGCTGCCCCTGGCTCGGCCACCTTCTGAAGAGGATCTCGGGGGCGGCCCACTCCCTTACTGCTGGGGCTCAGAGTTGGTGACACTCACCCAGCTGCATCCTGAGGGCAGAGCATCTCAGGGTTTTCTGCACATGGTGCTCTATTCCCACCTTAGTCTTCTCTCCTGGTCAGATGATAAGTTCCAAAGTCAGAGATCATGTCACATTTCCCCCACCCCGTCTGTCCCCAATGCTGGACACGGGATAGGTGCCTGGTCTGTGGTGTGGACTGAATAGTTTGATGGGTTGGTCAGCAACTTCCTTCTCAAAGCTTCTCAGCCCAGGGAGCTCCCTGGATCTTCAGGGCTGAGCCTGGGTGCGACCACTTAACCCCCACTTAAGTGGGAGGGGCAGCGATCCAAttagaaaggaggaggaaggggtgcTTGGGACAGAGAAGGAAAGCTCCCCGAGGCCAGATCTGagtctctgcttctctgcctccgtGCTCTGCAAACTGGGACAAGTCTTTCACTCTCTTTGGTTGGAGCTTGGTGACTTTTGGTGAACTCAGGGGTCATTTCCAGTTCTGAGGGTGATAAGCCGAGCTCATGCTGACACTTGGAATAGTAGGATTTCTGTCCAAAATCCCGGGGCCCCTTGGCACATTTAGGGGTTGTGAGGAGGGGAGCATCTCCCAGGCCTTATCCTAAAGGCGTATGCTGGGCACCAACTCTGCTAATACCTCTGGGCCCTGTGCCCACAAGCCCGATGACTGACGGAATGCAATGTGGCAGTAACAAAGCCTGGCTGTGCTGAGGCAGAGAATTTCGAGGTGGTATCGCCCAGCAGAGCTCAGGTTGAGGCAagccctctctgcccccctcacTTTGACAGAGGCGTTTCAGCGCAAGGACAGCAGCCAGCTCTGTGGGTCACCCCTCAGACTACCCTGAGGAGGCCTCTGATTTTGGGTCCAGACCCCCCAATCCTGCCTCTGGCCCTTGGGCCAGGGTCATGCACATTGTGGGCGGAGCTTCTTCCCTGCACTATGGGAAGGTAGATGAGAATGGACACCCCTGGTGCCTGCCTGGAAGGCCCCTGTGGGAAAGTGGAGATGGCCCGAGCTCCGGGTTCCAGTCCCGGACTAGTGACTTTAGGGGAATCACCCTTCTCTCTGGTTTTCCTTCTCCTTCGC
The DNA window shown above is from Saccopteryx bilineata isolate mSacBil1 chromosome 2, mSacBil1_pri_phased_curated, whole genome shotgun sequence and carries:
- the LOC136326970 gene encoding keratin, type I cytoskeletal 17, which codes for MTTTIRQFTSSSSIKGSSGLGGASRTSCRLSSSLGGSCRLGSASGLGSALGGSSYSSCYSFGSGSGYGGSFGSVDGLLAGGEKATMQNLNDRLASYLDKVRALEEANAELEVKIRDWYQKQAPGPARDYSHYYQAIEDLKNKILTATVDNASILLQIDNARLAADDFRTKFETEQALRVSVEADINGLRRVLDELTLARADLEMQIENLKEELAYLRKNHEEEMNSLRGQVGGEINVEMDAAPGVDLSRILNEMRDQYEKIAEKNRKDAEDWFFSKTEELNREVATNSELVQSGKSEISELRRTVQALEIELQSQLSMKASLEGSLAETESRYCVQLSQIQGLIGSVEEQLAQLRCDMEQQNQEYKILLDVKTRLEQEITTYRRLLEGEDAHLTQYKPREPVTTRQVRTIVEEVQDGKVISSREQVHQTTR